TCGCTATCTCGGCGATCCGGACTTCGAGAAGCTGCCGATGCTGCCGACGATGGAATCGAAGGCGTACGCCACCAAGCTGCGCGAATCGATCGACGTCAACCACGCCACGCCGACGCCACCGTTCGATCCGTCGATCAAGGATGGCCCCAGCACGACGCACTACTCGGTGGTCGACGGCGACGGGGACGCTGTATCAACGACGACCACCCTCAACGATTCGTACGGTTCAGCGGTCCTGGTGACCGGCGCCGGCTTCCTGATGAATGACGAAATGGACGACTTCGCCACGGTCCCGGGCAAGCCCAACATGTTCGGCCTCGTCCAGGGCGAGATCAATGCGATCAAGCCCGGGAAGCGGATGCTCTCGGCGATGACGCCGTCGATCGTCCTCGACAAGTCGAACAAGCTGTACATGGTCGTGGGAACTCCGGGCGGGCCAACGATCATCACCCAGGTGTATCACGTGATCAGCAACGTGATCGATCATGCGATGTCGCTCCCCGACGCCGTCGCCGCGCCACGGACGCATCATCAGGGATTGCCCGACGAAATCGACCTGGACAACGGTGGCTTCACCGCGGCGCTGGTCGACTCACTCAAGGCAATGGGACACACCGTCCGGATGAAGGGCGGTGGCGACGTCCAGGCGATCATCCGCACGTCGCAAGGATGGCAAGGGGTCAGCGATCCCCGCGGCGGCGGGAAGCCCGCGGGGTACTAGCGACAATTTGCAGGCGATGCCGTGGGCTGCGAGCGCCGCCCGCCGCGCTGCCGTGGGGTGCCCGGAGCACGCGTCCGGCGGGGGCACCCCTGTTGGGATCGCAACGGCGCGACAGGCAGCCGGCTAGCGTGCGCAGCGGCAGCCCCACGGCATCGCCAGCAACATCTCTAGCTCCTGCTGAAATCCTGACCGAGCACCAGCGTCATCTCCGAACCGGCGTGAACGATGATGTCCCTGTCAGCTGTCTTGGCGGCCACTGCCGCTCCCGCCGCGCCGCCACCGACCGCACCAACCACCGTGCCGGTTTTCCCGCCGATGATGTGACCGACGATTGCACCGATCGCCGCTCCGGCGCCGGTCTTCGCCACCTCACTCGTCCCCACGCCGCGCGCCTTCATCTCGTACTGGTAGTCGGTCGCGTGCGCGGCGATCGGATAGCGCTCGCCGCGAATCTCGACGCTGCGCGCCCGCAGTTCGAGTGTCCCCTTCTCGCCGCGTTCCGGTGCCCGGGCGATGTCGGTGATTTCGAGCGACATGACCGACCCCGCCGGAATGACCGTCTCGCCGTTCGCAACGATATCGTGTTCGACACGCACGTGGACGACATCGCCCGGCTGATTGAACCTCGAATGAATCGAATCGATCGTCGTCGCACCGATCGCCGTTCCGCGCGGCAGCACCAGCGCGCCGGGGCGTTGCGCGTCGCCCTGCGGTAGCGGTTCCGGTTCGGCTGCCGGCGCCGGGGCCGGGGCCGGGGCCTGCTGAACCGTGATCGGGATCGGCTGGTCGTGACGCGGCGGCGGCGGGCGGCGCCGATGAAGCTCGACCGGCACCGGTACCGCCTGGGGGACATAGACCGTGTCGGGCGGCGTTGCCGAGCGCGCGGTGTCGCCGAGCGGTGCGGCGGCCGGGGCCGGGGGTGGCGGGAGCGTCGACGGGACCGAGTCCCCGACGGCGACCGTGGTCGATTTGGGCTTGCCGCATGCCCCAAGGCCGATCAGCGCCACCAGCGAAAGCATCATCGTTCGAGTCATCGTCGTACTCCTGCGTGAAGGATCACCGGGCCGCCGCTACATTGTGCGCGATGCGAGCACTGCGGCGACTGCGGAAGTATTTCCGGCGCTACGCGAAGGCGTATGCGCTGGGCTTTGCGTGCATGATCGGATCGAATCTGCTGGCGACCTTCGTGCCGCGGTTCATGCAGCACGGGATCGACGCGTTGATCGCCCGGAACTGGAGTGCCGACGAGCGCGCGGCCATGTGGGTCGCGATCCTCGCGCTCGGCGGCGGCGTCCTCCGCTTTGGCATGCGCTACCTGCTCAATGGCGCATCGCGCCGCGTCGAGACCGACCTCCGCGACGACCTCTTCCAGCACCTGACGTCCCTCTCGGCGACCTTCTTCCAGCGGCACCCGGTCGGCGATCTCATGGCGCGGTCGACCAACGATCTCCTCGCCCTGCGCATGGTCGCCGGCCCGGCGGTGATGTATCTCGTCGATACCACCGCGCGCACCATCATGATCGTCCCGATGATGGCGGCGATCTCGCCGTCGCTTACCCTCTGGGCGCTCCTCCCGACCCTCGGCCTGCCGCTGGTCATGACCATCCTCGGCGCCGAAGTGCATCGGCGCGCCCTCGGCGTGCAGGACCAGTTCGGAGACATCTCCTCGTTCGTACAAGAGCACCTCGCCGGCTTGCGAGTGGTTCGCGCCTATGCACAGGAGGGCGCCGAAACAGAGCGCTTCCACGCCCTCGACCGCGGATACCAGGAGCGCAACATGTCGCTCGCCCGCGCCCAGGGGATCTTCAACCCGCTCCTCTCGTTCCTCGGCGGCTCCGGCGCCGTGATCACCCTTGTTCTCGGTGGCCGCAGCGTGATCGCCGGCCGGATCACCGTCGGCGAGTTCGTCGCGTTCGGCGTCTACCTGGCGACGCTGGTCTGGCCGATGATCGCGCTGGGCTGGGCGGTATCGCTGCTGCAACGAGGCGATGCCTCGGCCGACCGGATCGACGCCCTCTTTGGAGTGACGCCCGATATTACCGATCCCGCACACCCGATCGAGCTGCCCGCCGCCATCGGCGGGCGCCGCGTGACCTTCACAGACGTGTGGTTCCGCTATCCCGCCGGTGAGCACGCGCCATGGGTGCTGCAGGGCGTGAGCTTCGACATCGCCGCGGGGGAATTGCTCGGCATCGTGGGCGCAACCGGTTCGGGGAAATCGACGCTGATCGATCTCCTGGTGCGAACCTACGATCCGGAGCGCGGGCGGATCACCGTCGACGGGATCGATATCCGGCAACTGCGCGTCGCCGACCTGCATCGCGCCATCGGCATGGTGCCGCAGGAGACTTTCCTCTTCTCCGAGACGGTGCGCGACAACGTCCTCCTCGGCACCGCGGATGATGGCCGGCTCGATCGAGCGGCGGTGGTCTCGCGGCTGAGCGACGCGCTCCCCGATCTGCCTGCCGGGTGGGACACCCTCCTCGGCGAACGCGGGATCAACCTCTCAGGCGGCCAGCGGCAGCGTGCGGCGATTGCCCGTGCCCTGGTGCGCGATCCCGACATTCTGGTCCTCGACGACGCATTGAGCGCCGTCGACGCGGCGACGGAAACGGCGATCCTTCGCGAACTCGAGGCGGCGACGTCGAGCCGCACCCGGTTGATCGTGTCGCACCGCTTCTCTGCGGTGCGGAATGCCGAGCAGATCCTCGTGCTCGATGGCGGCGACATCGTCGAGCGGGGAACGCATGATGAGCTGGTCGCACGCGGCGGGCGGTACGTCGAGTTGCTGATGCGCCAGGAACTGGAAGCGAGCCTGGAAGAGGCGTGAGTTACAGCAGCTGTCGAATGAATTCCGGCGTCAGCCCTTGCAGCCAGCTTGCCAGCCTGGTGAAGTCGCCGGTGACGAGCAGTATGCCCACCGCAATCAGGACTGCGCCGCTCACCCGCTGAATCCACGGCATCCAGCGGCGGAAGCGAAGAAACGCCTCACGGAAGCGGTCGAGTGCCGCAGCCGCAAGCACGAACGGCAACGCAAGCCCCGCGGAATACGCCGTGAGCAGCACCACGCCGTGCATCACGTTGCCGCTGGTGCCGGCGAGGACGAGAATCCCGCCAAGCACCGGGCCGATGCATGGGGTCCACCCCGCGGCGAACGCCATCCCGACGAGTGCCGACCCGAGAAATCCGACCGGCTTGTCTTCAAGGTGGATTCGCCGCTCGCGATCGAACCACGACACCCGCAACACACCGATGGTGTAGAGGCCGAACGCGATGACGATGATCCCGCCGGCGCGCGCGAGCGCGATCTTGTGGAAGCGCAGGCTCGCGCCGAGCGCCGTGGCACCGGCGCCCAGGGCGATGAAGATCAGCGAGAATCCGGCGACAAAGAGGAGCGAGTGGGCAACGGCGCGATGGCGGTTCCCGCTCATTTCATCGAGCGTCATCCCGCTCAGGAAGCCGATGTAGCTCGGCACCAGCGGCAGCACGCACGGCGAGAGGAACGACACGAGGCCGCCGGCAAAGGCGACGAGCGGCCCAGCCACAGCATCGGTCACGACGTGCGTCCTGCGCGGGCGAGGGCACCGGCGTCGGCTTCGCGGCAGACCTGGCAGAGGCCGCGGATTTCGACGCGGTGCGCCTGGTGCTGGAACCCCGCTTCGTCAGCGACGATCGGAAGGATTCGTTCGAAGCGCTCCGTCGAGAACTTCGCGATCCGCCCGCAGCGCGAGCAGATCAGGTGGCCGGATGGTCCCGGATCGAGCAGCGCTTCGTACCGCTTGAATCCTTCGCCGAAATCGTGGGCGCGCACCAGACCGCTCTCGAGCAGGAGGTCGATCGATCGGTAGATCGTCGCGGTGCCGACGTGGGTGCCGCTGTCGCGAAGGCGCCGGGCGACGCCGTCGACGGAGAGATGCTCCCCGCCGGCGAAGAGCGCGCCAGCCACCAGGTCGCGCGGTCGAGTGATCGGGAGGTGACGGTCGCGGAGCCATCGGTGGAACCGTTCCACCAGCTTCTGCGAAGCGTCGCCGGCGTCAACCATCGGTCGCGACAACCTCGACCGGCGGCGGGAACCACAGCACCAGCTGGACCGGCACCGGCGGTTCCTCGTCATCGGCGCGCACCGGGACGAGCGCCAGCAGCTCCTGCAGCGCTTCGATCGGCCCGCTGCCGACCTCGTGCAGCTGCGTCTCGAAGCCGCCGCGCTGTTTCCCCTTGATCGTCGCCGTGTAGGTGGCGGTGTAGATCCGGCGCCGCTCGCCGTCGACGCGGGAAATCACTGCGGTGCCGAATTCCTTGCGATCGCGGCGCAGTACACGGAAGACCCACACACCGTCGACTTCGCCGGCGGGGAGTTGCTCATTGAGCCACGCGGCGAGGCGCTCCCAGTTCGGTCCCTCCCCGGGACCACGCGGTTCCTGCGTCAGCATCGTTCGAGCGACATTCGGAGGATGTGCATGAAATCCTGGGCGTTGGTAACGACACCGTACGCCTGATGGGTGCCGCGGTCGCGCAGCTTGTTGACCACGAACTCCGTCTGGTCGACGCAGATCGTCATCAGCGGCGTCGGCTGGCCGTCGTCGGTGTGAGTATGGAAGGCGGGGAGCATGTTCCCCACCGCGATCGCGTGCAGTGCCGTCGCGATGAAGACGGCACCGGTCGCCTTGATCGTGTGTTCGCGCATCGCGTCCTGCGCCTGCAGCGAGTCGCTGATCACCTCGGGGAGCGGTCCGTCGTCGCGAATCGATCCTGCCAGCACGAACGGGATGTCTCGTGTCACGATCGCGTGCATGATCCCCGACTTGATCAACCCCGAGTCCACAGCTGCGCGGATCGAACCGGCCCGGCGGACCGCGTTGATCGCGCGCATGTGGAGTCCGTGCCCGCCTTGCGTCGGACGCCCGCTGTTGTCCATGCCAAGCGTCGTGCCGAAGATCGCCGCCTCGATGTCGTGCACGGCGACGGCGTTCCCTGCCAGCACCGCCTGCACGTACCCGTTCGCGATCAGCCATTCGAAGTCGTTGCGCGCCCGCGCGTGCACCAGCGCCGGTCCCGTGATCCAGATCAGGTAGCCGCCGCGATCCTTCTCTTCCTGCACGCGCGCCGCGAGGTCGTCGTAGTTGACCGGCCGCTCGCGCGACACCTGCGTCCCCATGAACTGGAATTCGTTGGCGCCATGGGTTTCGCCCAGAAATCCATCGGTCGAGACGACGACACCTTCGCCGCCATGCTCATCAAGTGCGGTGAGGACGAGGTCGCCGCTGCGGATCTTCCGCATCTCGACCGTGTCGAGCACCTCTCCCCGCCGGACGATTGCGCAATCCATCCGCGGCCGGATCGGCGCCTGCCACCCGCTCTCGAGGCGAACGTAGGTCGGCAGGTTCGACGTCGAGAAGAATCCGTCCGGGAGGACGCCGTCGCCCGGCGCCGCGACGAACGTCGCGATCGGCGCGGTAGCATACGGAGGTCGAGTGACATCGGGGAGCCAGGCCATCTGGGCGGAAAGGTAGGGCGCCTCGGTGCAGCGGCAAAGCCGACCGATTGCCATCCCGGCGTACCCCCTCCACGTTTCCCGCCGATGCGACTCTCCGCCACATCGTTTCCCCTTGCACTCTCGCTGATCGCGGCGCCACTGGTCGCGCAGAATCCCGATTCCGCCCGGACGATGCCGTCGCTCGAGGTGACCGTCACTCGCCAAGCGGCGCCCCTCTCCTCGCTCGGCGCCGCAGTCACGGTGATCGACTCCGCGAGCGTTCGGCGTGGGCGAATCGGGACCGGGCTCGACGAGACCCTCGCCTTTGTCCCCGGCGTGGTCGCCGAGAATCGCTGGAACTACTCGGTCGACGAACGGGTTGCGATCCGCGGATTCGGCGCCCGCTCCAATTTCGGGCTGCGTGGCGTGAAGGTCCTCATCGACGGGGTACCGCAGACACTTCCCGACGGCCAGACCCAGCTCAACAACCTCGATCTCGGCATCGTGTCACGCGTCGAGGTGATGCGCAGCGGAGCGTCCGCGCTGTACGGCAACGCCGGCGGCGGGGTCATTTCGTTCACCACAACGGCGGCGCCAGGCGTTCCGTGGGTGATCACGGCTGCGGGTGAAGGGGGAACGTTCGGCACGTCGAAGGAAGAGCTCACCGCCGGCGGACGCACCGGGCCCGTCGGCGCGACGCTGTCGCTGTCGAGGTTCTCGACCGATGGATCGCGCCAGCAGAGTGCTGCCGAACAGAAGCGGCTCAATTTCGGGCTCGACTGGGCCGCGTCGCCGAGGACCACGGTGACCGTGCGCCTGAGTTCCGCCGACGATCCGCGGGCACAGAATCCCGGCGCGCTCACCGCCACTGAGCTCGCCCTCAATCCCGATTCCGCATCGGCGGCGAACATCCGCCGCGGCGCCGACAAGTCGATCACGCAGACGCAGCTTGCGTTCGGCATCCACCACGATGCGTCACATCTCCATCTCGACGCCACCATTTTCGGGCTGACCCGCAATCTGAACAATCCCCTGGCCACGCCGCCCCCGGCGCCCGCCGCAGCAAACGAGGGGACGTATGTCGGGATCGGGCGACTCCTCGGCGGCGCGCGCGCCAGCGCCACGGTCGATCTCGGCACGCTGTCGCTCACCGGCGGATTCGACGCGCAATCGCTGCGCGATAACCGCACCAATCGCAGGTCCGTTGGTGGTGTGGCGACCGACACCCTGATTCTCGATCAGACCGAACGCGTTGCCGAAGGCGCGGTCTTCGCACAGGGATCGATACCGCTCACCGCCCGCCTCACGGCGCGGGCCGGCGTGCGGCGCGACATCAATCACTTCTCCGTCGGCGACCATTTCCTGACCGACGGCGACGCCAGCGGCTCCCGCACGATGCAGGCGACCAGCGGCGACGGCGGAATCGCCTTCAGCGTCTCGCCCCATCTCACGGCCTGGACCGATATCGCCACGATCTTCACCACGCCCACCACAACCGAGCTCGCCAACCAGCCAAGTGGCGCCGGCGGGTTCAATCCCGACCTCAATCCGGAGCGGAGCGTCAATGTCGAGGTTGGAGTGCGCGGCGCAGCGTCAGCGTTGAGCTACGAGCTTGCCGCGTACCACACCACCACCAATGATGCGATCGTCCCGTTCAACGAGGTTGGTGGACGCACCTACTTCACCAACGCCGGGAGTACGCACACGCGCGGCATCGAAGGATCGCTCACCTGGCAGGTACTACCGCGGCTAGCGCTTGTCGGCACGTGGACCGTCACCGACGATCGATTCGGTGAATACCGCGTCGTCAATCCGACATCGGTCGATACCCTCGACGGCAACCGCGTCGCGGGGATTCCGCAGGGCGTCGGCCGGATCGGGATCCGCGGATCGATCGGCCATGGCTTCGCAATCGACGTTGACCAGGGTTTCACCTCGTCGATGTTCGCCGATGACGACAACACCATTAACGTCGCGAGTTGGGGCGCCGGCGTCACCGGCGCCAGGCTCAGCTGGCATGGGACCCTCGACGGACTCCGTGCCACGCCCTACATCGCCGCGCTCAATCTGTTCGATCGTCGGTATGTCGGGTCGGTTACCACGGACGGCGCCGGCGGCCGCGTCTTCGAGCCGGCCGCCGGGCGGACGATCTACGTCGGAATGTCGCTCACTGCGTCTGCGAAATAGCCGCTAAAAATGCGTGGCCAGCCCGATCGTGACGAAAGTCGGATCGATCGTCAGGTGACCACCGCTGTCTCCATCTGCATTCTGCCAGCGGAACCCGAGATTCAATGCGACTGACTTGCTGAGCCGTATGTCGGAACCGACGACAAAGCCCTTGGCGCTGAATACGTTCTTCGGCGTGTAGGAGAACGTTCCGGCGCTCGACGCGAAGCTCAAATCGTGCGGATAGATCACGTACCCGATCTGCGGTCCGACCCAGATGTCGACCGCATCGGCGTGGACCAGATGCAGGTTGAGCGAGAGCAGCAGCGGCACCACCGTCACGTGATCGGTGTCGACGGTGCCGGCTGCTGCGGTGGTGGTGAATTGCACCTTGAGCGAACTGTATCCGATCGCCCCATCGAGGCCGATCCAGCGGTTCATCCGCAGTTCGGCGTCGGCGCCGAAGCCGGGAGCTGACCCGGCCACCTGCAGCGACACCGTGCCGAATCCCGGCGAAGCAAACGCTTCATTGTCCGTCAACACATAACGACCCACAGCGCCACCCCAGATACGTCCGTG
This region of Gemmatimonadales bacterium genomic DNA includes:
- a CDS encoding ABC transporter ATP-binding protein; translated protein: MRALRRLRKYFRRYAKAYALGFACMIGSNLLATFVPRFMQHGIDALIARNWSADERAAMWVAILALGGGVLRFGMRYLLNGASRRVETDLRDDLFQHLTSLSATFFQRHPVGDLMARSTNDLLALRMVAGPAVMYLVDTTARTIMIVPMMAAISPSLTLWALLPTLGLPLVMTILGAEVHRRALGVQDQFGDISSFVQEHLAGLRVVRAYAQEGAETERFHALDRGYQERNMSLARAQGIFNPLLSFLGGSGAVITLVLGGRSVIAGRITVGEFVAFGVYLATLVWPMIALGWAVSLLQRGDASADRIDALFGVTPDITDPAHPIELPAAIGGRRVTFTDVWFRYPAGEHAPWVLQGVSFDIAAGELLGIVGATGSGKSTLIDLLVRTYDPERGRITVDGIDIRQLRVADLHRAIGMVPQETFLFSETVRDNVLLGTADDGRLDRAAVVSRLSDALPDLPAGWDTLLGERGINLSGGQRQRAAIARALVRDPDILVLDDALSAVDAATETAILRELEAATSSRTRLIVSHRFSAVRNAEQILVLDGGDIVERGTHDELVARGGRYVELLMRQELEASLEEA
- a CDS encoding cytochrome c biogenesis protein CcdA; the protein is MTDAVAGPLVAFAGGLVSFLSPCVLPLVPSYIGFLSGMTLDEMSGNRHRAVAHSLLFVAGFSLIFIALGAGATALGASLRFHKIALARAGGIIVIAFGLYTIGVLRVSWFDRERRIHLEDKPVGFLGSALVGMAFAAGWTPCIGPVLGGILVLAGTSGNVMHGVVLLTAYSAGLALPFVLAAAALDRFREAFLRFRRWMPWIQRVSGAVLIAVGILLVTGDFTRLASWLQGLTPEFIRQLL
- a CDS encoding Fur family transcriptional regulator — translated: MVDAGDASQKLVERFHRWLRDRHLPITRPRDLVAGALFAGGEHLSVDGVARRLRDSGTHVGTATIYRSIDLLLESGLVRAHDFGEGFKRYEALLDPGPSGHLICSRCGRIAKFSTERFERILPIVADEAGFQHQAHRVEIRGLCQVCREADAGALARAGRTS
- a CDS encoding TonB-dependent receptor; translated protein: MRLSATSFPLALSLIAAPLVAQNPDSARTMPSLEVTVTRQAAPLSSLGAAVTVIDSASVRRGRIGTGLDETLAFVPGVVAENRWNYSVDERVAIRGFGARSNFGLRGVKVLIDGVPQTLPDGQTQLNNLDLGIVSRVEVMRSGASALYGNAGGGVISFTTTAAPGVPWVITAAGEGGTFGTSKEELTAGGRTGPVGATLSLSRFSTDGSRQQSAAEQKRLNFGLDWAASPRTTVTVRLSSADDPRAQNPGALTATELALNPDSASAANIRRGADKSITQTQLAFGIHHDASHLHLDATIFGLTRNLNNPLATPPPAPAAANEGTYVGIGRLLGGARASATVDLGTLSLTGGFDAQSLRDNRTNRRSVGGVATDTLILDQTERVAEGAVFAQGSIPLTARLTARAGVRRDINHFSVGDHFLTDGDASGSRTMQATSGDGGIAFSVSPHLTAWTDIATIFTTPTTTELANQPSGAGGFNPDLNPERSVNVEVGVRGAASALSYELAAYHTTTNDAIVPFNEVGGRTYFTNAGSTHTRGIEGSLTWQVLPRLALVGTWTVTDDRFGEYRVVNPTSVDTLDGNRVAGIPQGVGRIGIRGSIGHGFAIDVDQGFTSSMFADDDNTINVASWGAGVTGARLSWHGTLDGLRATPYIAALNLFDRRYVGSVTTDGAGGRVFEPAAGRTIYVGMSLTASAK